One region of Erwinia tracheiphila genomic DNA includes:
- the nfo gene encoding deoxyribonuclease IV, protein MKFIGAHVSAAGGVDQAVVRAHELEATAFALFTKNQRQWRAAPLTSEVIVAFRSACEKYHYQPGQILPHDSYLINLGHPVHEALEKSRDAFIDEMSRCQQLGLSLLNFHPGSHLHQIDEDTCLQRIAGSINIALDKTAGVTAVIENTAGQGSNLGFRFEHLAAIIEGVEDKSRVGVCIDTCHAFAGGYDLRTEEECVKTFAEFDRVVGFRYLRGMHLNDAKSAFASRVDRHDSLGAGNIGKTVFSWLMKDSRFDGIPLILETINPDIWKDEIAWLKSEQH, encoded by the coding sequence ATGAAATTTATCGGCGCTCACGTTAGTGCAGCCGGCGGCGTGGACCAGGCGGTTGTTCGCGCCCATGAACTGGAGGCAACCGCCTTTGCACTTTTTACTAAAAATCAGCGCCAGTGGCGTGCGGCTCCGCTCACCAGCGAGGTGATTGTCGCGTTTCGCTCTGCCTGTGAGAAATATCACTACCAGCCCGGACAAATCCTGCCACATGACAGCTACCTGATTAATCTGGGACATCCTGTTCATGAGGCGCTGGAGAAATCCCGTGATGCCTTTATTGATGAAATGAGCCGCTGCCAGCAGCTTGGTCTTTCGCTACTTAATTTCCATCCCGGCAGCCATCTGCACCAGATTGACGAAGACACCTGCCTGCAACGCATCGCCGGGTCGATCAATATCGCTCTCGACAAAACAGCAGGCGTGACCGCCGTCATTGAAAACACCGCCGGCCAGGGCAGCAATCTGGGTTTTCGCTTTGAGCACCTGGCTGCGATCATCGAAGGCGTAGAGGATAAATCGCGCGTTGGGGTATGTATTGATACCTGTCACGCCTTTGCCGGCGGTTACGATTTGCGCACCGAAGAGGAATGTGTGAAAACCTTTGCCGAATTCGATCGGGTTGTCGGCTTTCGTTATTTACGCGGAATGCATCTCAACGATGCCAAAAGCGCGTTCGCCAGCCGGGTAGATCGCCATGACAGTCTGGGGGCAGGAAACATAGGTAAAACGGTATTCAGCTGGTTGATGAAAGACAGCCGCTTTGACGGGATTCCGCTAATCCTGGAGACAATCAATCCCGATATCTGGAAAGATGAAATTGCCTGGCTGAAATCCGAACAACATTAA
- the yieE gene encoding DNA-binding transcriptional regulator YeiE yields MHITLRQLEVFTEVLKSGSTTQAAQQLSLSQSAVSAALADLEGQLNVQLFDRVSKRLVVNEHGRLLYPRAMALLDQAGEIEQLFHEDKGALRVFASSTIGNYMLPGMIARWRRDYPDLPLELSVGNSQDVINAVADFRVDIGLIEGPCHRNEVISEAWLEDELVVFATPDASVLNRPVTLESLASAPWILREQGSGTREIVDYLLLSHLPSFRLALELGNSEAIKHAVRHGMGISCLSRRVIEEQLHSGTLCEVPLPMPALKRTLYRIQHRQKHLSRPLLRFLSYCNEKP; encoded by the coding sequence ATGCACATTACCTTAAGACAGCTTGAAGTATTTACTGAGGTGCTAAAAAGCGGCTCAACCACCCAGGCTGCACAGCAGCTCTCACTTTCCCAGTCGGCGGTGAGTGCGGCGCTGGCGGATCTGGAAGGCCAGCTTAACGTCCAGTTGTTTGACCGTGTGAGTAAACGGCTGGTGGTCAATGAACATGGCCGCCTGCTCTATCCACGTGCGATGGCGCTGCTTGACCAGGCAGGTGAAATTGAGCAGCTGTTTCATGAAGACAAAGGTGCGCTGCGCGTTTTTGCCAGTAGCACCATCGGTAACTATATGCTGCCCGGCATGATCGCTCGCTGGCGGCGGGATTACCCGGATTTGCCGCTTGAGCTAAGTGTCGGCAATAGTCAGGACGTCATCAACGCCGTGGCTGATTTCCGCGTTGATATCGGTCTGATCGAGGGACCGTGTCACAGGAACGAAGTAATCAGCGAAGCCTGGCTTGAAGATGAGCTGGTGGTGTTTGCGACACCTGACGCGTCCGTGCTAAACAGGCCGGTAACTCTGGAAAGCCTTGCCAGCGCACCGTGGATCCTGCGTGAACAAGGTTCCGGCACCCGGGAAATCGTTGATTATCTGCTGCTGTCACACTTGCCCTCATTCCGGCTGGCGCTTGAGCTGGGAAACTCAGAGGCGATCAAACACGCAGTACGTCATGGCATGGGTATCAGCTGTCTTTCCCGGCGGGTCATCGAGGAGCAATTGCACAGCGGAACGCTGTGCGAAGTACCGCTGCCAATGCCTGCACTGAAACGTACGCTGTACCGGATTCAACATCGGCAAAAGCATCTCTCCAGACCACTGTTACGTTTTCTCAGCTACTGTAATGAAAAGCCTTAG
- a CDS encoding amino acid permease has translation MVKDKITTQQLGLRRALKARHLTMIAIGGSIGTGLFVASGATISQAGPGGALLSYALIGLMVYFLMTSLGELAAFMPVSGSFSTYGSRYVEEGFGFALGWNYWYNWAVTIAVDLVASQLVMTYWFPDTPGWIWSAVFLSALFLLNYLSVKGFGEAEYWFSLIKVMTVIIFILVGVMMIVGILRGSQPVGSWANWHIGDAPFAGGFSAMIGVAMIVGFSFQGTELIGIAAGESEDPAKNIPRSVRQVFWRILLFYVLAILVISLIIPYTAPELLRNDVKDISVSPFTLVFQHAGLLSAAGVMNAVILTSVLSAGNSGMYASTRMLFTLARDGKAPKMFGKLSAGGVPRNALYATTLVAALCFLTSLFGNQSVYLWLLNTSGMTGFIAWLGIAISHYRFRRGYVSQGHDLAALPYLSRFFPLGPMFAFVLCLVITLGQNYQAFFADSIDWYGVAATYVGIPLFLVIWFSYKLCKKTRFIKYSEMTFPTFKQPR, from the coding sequence ATGGTTAAAGACAAAATAACAACACAACAACTTGGGTTACGCCGGGCATTAAAAGCACGTCATCTGACGATGATTGCCATTGGCGGTTCTATTGGAACCGGTCTGTTTGTGGCATCAGGTGCGACGATCTCACAGGCAGGGCCGGGAGGTGCGCTACTGTCCTATGCGTTAATTGGCCTGATGGTTTATTTCCTGATGACCAGCCTGGGCGAGCTGGCGGCATTTATGCCGGTTTCAGGATCGTTTTCCACCTACGGTTCGCGCTATGTCGAGGAGGGCTTCGGCTTCGCGCTGGGGTGGAACTACTGGTACAACTGGGCAGTGACCATCGCCGTTGATCTGGTGGCATCGCAACTGGTGATGACCTACTGGTTCCCCGATACGCCGGGCTGGATTTGGAGTGCTGTCTTCCTCAGTGCGCTGTTTTTGCTCAACTATCTCTCGGTAAAGGGCTTTGGTGAGGCGGAATACTGGTTTTCACTGATCAAAGTGATGACTGTGATTATTTTCATCCTGGTAGGCGTTATGATGATTGTTGGCATTTTGCGCGGCAGCCAACCGGTGGGCAGCTGGGCCAACTGGCATATTGGTGATGCGCCTTTTGCCGGGGGATTCTCTGCCATGATTGGCGTTGCCATGATCGTCGGCTTTTCGTTTCAGGGAACCGAACTGATCGGTATTGCGGCGGGTGAATCTGAAGATCCTGCCAAAAATATTCCGCGTTCCGTGCGGCAGGTGTTCTGGCGTATTCTGCTGTTTTACGTGCTGGCGATCCTGGTCATCAGTCTGATAATCCCTTACACTGCCCCCGAGTTGCTGCGCAACGATGTAAAAGACATCAGTGTCAGCCCCTTTACCCTGGTGTTTCAACATGCCGGTTTGCTGTCGGCAGCGGGGGTGATGAATGCGGTGATCCTCACCTCCGTGCTTTCTGCCGGAAACTCGGGTATGTATGCCTCTACCCGCATGTTGTTCACCCTGGCACGCGACGGCAAGGCACCAAAAATGTTTGGCAAACTTTCGGCGGGCGGTGTGCCGCGAAATGCGCTCTATGCCACAACGCTGGTGGCTGCACTGTGCTTTCTGACTTCGCTGTTTGGCAATCAGTCTGTCTATTTGTGGCTGCTAAACACGTCGGGCATGACCGGGTTTATCGCCTGGCTGGGGATTGCTATCAGTCACTATCGTTTTCGCCGCGGTTATGTGTCGCAGGGACACGATCTGGCCGCGCTACCGTATCTTTCCCGCTTTTTCCCGCTCGGGCCGATGTTTGCCTTTGTATTGTGTCTGGTGATTACCCTGGGACAAAATTATCAGGCTTTCTTTGCCGATAGTATTGACTGGTATGGTGTTGCCGCAACCTATGTCGGTATTCCGCTGTTTCTGGTGATTTGGTTCAGTTACAAGCTTTGCAAGAAAACCCGTTTTATTAAATACAGTGAAATGACGTTCCCCACCTTTAAGCAACCGCGGTAA
- a CDS encoding FecCD family ABC transporter permease, whose product MSLTHDSARQAGGQQNESVMVSYHRVLRHRMVMISVLMIAIVASLLLDFTLGPSGLSLSTLWQTLLSPESVDAGTRVIVWDIRLPYALMAVVVGLSLGLAGAEMQTILNNPLASPFTLGVSSAAAFGAALAIVLGIGIPGIPGQWFISANAFIFALFAALMLDGVTRWTRIASSGVVLFGIALVFTSNALVSMLQFIASEDTLQGLVFWTMGSLARASWEKLGVLTGMFVVLVPLSMMSAWKLTALRLGEDRAVSFGIDVRRLRLATLLRISILSAISVAFVGPIGFIGLVAPHIARLLFGEDHRFYLPASALTGALVLSLASVASKNLIPGAIIPVGIVTSLIGVPFFLSIILRHRGNV is encoded by the coding sequence ATGAGTTTAACTCACGATTCTGCCCGGCAGGCTGGCGGGCAGCAAAATGAAAGTGTGATGGTCAGCTATCACCGGGTGCTGCGTCATCGTATGGTGATGATAAGCGTCCTGATGATTGCCATCGTCGCTTCGCTGCTGCTCGACTTCACGCTTGGCCCTTCCGGTTTGTCGCTGTCCACCCTGTGGCAGACGCTGTTGTCGCCGGAAAGCGTGGATGCCGGAACCCGTGTCATCGTCTGGGATATTCGTTTACCGTACGCGCTGATGGCGGTCGTGGTGGGGCTGTCCCTGGGCCTTGCCGGGGCCGAGATGCAAACTATCCTCAATAATCCGCTGGCCAGTCCCTTTACACTGGGCGTCTCTTCCGCGGCGGCATTTGGTGCGGCGCTGGCGATTGTGCTGGGAATAGGTATCCCTGGTATTCCGGGTCAGTGGTTTATCTCGGCCAACGCCTTTATTTTTGCGCTCTTTGCGGCCTTAATGCTGGACGGCGTGACGCGCTGGACGCGGATTGCCAGCTCCGGCGTGGTGCTGTTTGGTATTGCGCTGGTTTTCACCTCCAATGCGCTGGTGTCGATGCTGCAATTTATTGCCAGCGAAGATACCCTGCAGGGGCTGGTGTTCTGGACTATGGGCAGCCTGGCGCGGGCGTCGTGGGAGAAACTTGGCGTACTCACCGGGATGTTTGTAGTGTTGGTTCCGTTATCGATGATGAGCGCCTGGAAACTGACGGCACTGCGTCTGGGCGAAGACCGCGCCGTCAGTTTCGGCATAGATGTACGTCGTTTGCGGCTGGCCACCTTGCTTCGCATCAGCATTCTCTCCGCAATATCGGTGGCGTTTGTGGGTCCAATTGGCTTTATCGGGCTGGTAGCGCCGCACATTGCCCGTTTGTTGTTTGGCGAAGATCACCGCTTTTATCTGCCAGCCAGTGCGCTTACCGGTGCGCTGGTGCTGTCTCTGGCTTCGGTAGCCTCAAAAAATCTGATACCGGGTGCCATCATTCCGGTTGGCATCGTGACCTCACTGATAGGCGTGCCATTTTTCCTGAGTATTATTCTGCGTCATCGGGGGAATGTCTGA
- a CDS encoding ABC transporter ATP-binding protein → MDGLKISGFAAGYPKRQIIDDLNVPLLPRGKITVLLGPNGCGKSTLLRSLAGLNRAQGEVWLNGSEMMALPFARRADKVVYLPQSLPAGVHLHVLESIIVAQRASGGRSTQTSEAELMALLERLGIAHLAMSFLDQLSGGQKQLVGLAQSLIRRPELLLLDEPLSALDLNYQFHVMDLIRRETSRRNIVTIVVVHDINIALRHGDHILMLQNGELIADGLPDAVITPESLAKVYGVKGRIERCSHGLPQVLIDGLVAEPGC, encoded by the coding sequence ATGGATGGATTGAAAATCAGCGGTTTTGCTGCGGGTTACCCTAAACGCCAGATCATTGACGACCTCAATGTGCCGCTGTTGCCTCGTGGCAAAATCACCGTTCTGCTGGGACCAAATGGCTGCGGCAAATCCACGCTGCTGCGTTCGCTGGCTGGCCTGAACCGGGCACAGGGCGAGGTCTGGCTGAACGGCAGCGAGATGATGGCGCTGCCGTTTGCCCGGCGTGCGGACAAGGTGGTTTATCTGCCGCAGTCCCTGCCTGCAGGGGTGCACCTTCACGTTCTGGAATCGATTATTGTGGCACAGCGCGCATCGGGCGGACGCAGTACGCAGACCAGCGAAGCAGAATTGATGGCACTGCTGGAAAGGCTGGGTATCGCGCATCTGGCGATGAGTTTTCTTGACCAGCTTTCCGGCGGACAGAAACAGCTGGTCGGGCTGGCACAGTCGCTGATTCGTCGGCCCGAATTGCTGCTGCTGGATGAACCTCTGAGCGCGCTTGACCTGAATTACCAGTTTCACGTCATGGATTTAATCCGCCGCGAAACCAGCCGCCGCAATATCGTGACCATTGTGGTGGTTCATGACATCAATATTGCGCTGCGTCACGGCGATCATATATTGATGCTGCAAAATGGCGAGCTGATCGCCGATGGTTTACCGGACGCGGTGATCACGCCGGAAAGCCTGGCGAAAGTCTACGGCGTAAAAGGGCGTATTGAACGCTGCTCTCACGGGCTGCCTCAGGTGCTGATCGATGGGCTGGTGGCGGAACCCGGCTGCTGA
- the fghA gene encoding S-formylglutathione hydrolase, with amino-acid sequence MAASLELLEEHRLFGGWQQRYRHQSTVLNCTITFSIFLPAPEEGTPPPVVWCLAGLTCSDENFSVKSGAQRTAAELGLVLVMPDTSPRGENVPDDDSYDLGQGAGFYLNATQLPWKTHYRMYDYLNEELPALIAGKFRVSERQAIVGHSMGGHGALVLALRNPGRFTSVSALAPIVNPLEVPWGQKAFSAYLGDDRNGWQHYDSCWLMQQSADPVPVLIDQGDSDQFLADQLRPEQLALIAKEKDWPLTVRVQPGYDHSYFFIASFVDDHLRFHAGHLFA; translated from the coding sequence ATGGCAGCCTCTCTGGAACTGCTGGAAGAACATCGCCTGTTTGGCGGCTGGCAGCAGCGCTACCGACATCAGTCAACGGTGCTTAATTGCACCATCACCTTCAGTATTTTCCTGCCCGCTCCTGAGGAGGGAACCCCACCGCCGGTGGTGTGGTGCCTTGCCGGGCTGACCTGTTCCGATGAGAATTTCTCGGTCAAATCAGGTGCGCAGCGCACCGCCGCAGAGCTTGGACTGGTACTGGTGATGCCCGATACCAGCCCGCGTGGTGAAAACGTGCCCGATGATGATAGTTACGACCTGGGCCAGGGAGCGGGGTTCTATCTTAACGCCACCCAACTTCCCTGGAAAACACACTATCGCATGTATGACTATCTGAATGAGGAACTTCCCGCGCTTATCGCCGGGAAGTTCCGCGTCAGCGAGCGTCAGGCAATCGTGGGGCATTCGATGGGAGGCCACGGTGCGCTGGTGCTGGCCCTGCGTAACCCCGGCAGGTTTACCTCGGTATCCGCATTGGCACCCATTGTGAATCCGCTTGAGGTACCGTGGGGACAAAAAGCGTTCAGCGCTTATCTGGGTGATGACCGCAACGGCTGGCAGCATTACGACAGCTGTTGGCTGATGCAGCAGAGTGCCGATCCTGTTCCGGTACTTATTGATCAGGGCGATAGCGATCAGTTTCTTGCGGATCAGCTCCGCCCAGAGCAGCTGGCGTTGATTGCGAAGGAGAAAGACTGGCCGCTAACGGTACGTGTTCAGCCCGGTTACGATCACAGCTACTTTTTTATTGCCAGTTTTGTTGACGACCATCTGCGTTTCCACGCCGGGCATCTGTTTGCCTGA
- a CDS encoding S-(hydroxymethyl)glutathione dehydrogenase/class III alcohol dehydrogenase, whose product MEMIKTRAAVAWAAGEPLKIEEVDLMPPQKGEVLVRIVATGVCHTDAYTLSGKDPEGVFPAILGHEGGGIVEAVGEGVTSVAVGDHVIPLYTPECGKCKFCLSGKTNLCQAIRATQGKGLMPDGTTRFFKEGKPIFHYMGTSTFSEYTVAPEISLAKISKEAPLEEVCLLGCGVTTGMGAVMNTAKVKEGDTVAIFGLGGIGLSAIIGAKMAKAGRIIGVDLNTSKFDLAAKLGATDLINPKDYDRPIQDVIVEMTDGGVDFSFECIGNVNVMRSALECCHKGWGESVIIGVAGAGEEIATRPFQLVTGRVWRGSAFGGVKGRSQLPDIVQRYLDGEFRLDDFITHTLPLEEINQAFELMHEGKSIRTVVHYNK is encoded by the coding sequence ATGGAAATGATTAAAACACGTGCCGCCGTTGCCTGGGCTGCCGGTGAACCCCTGAAAATTGAAGAAGTGGACCTGATGCCGCCACAAAAAGGCGAAGTGCTGGTGCGTATCGTTGCCACGGGCGTTTGTCATACCGATGCCTACACGCTCTCAGGGAAAGATCCCGAAGGCGTGTTCCCCGCGATTCTCGGTCATGAAGGCGGAGGCATTGTTGAAGCCGTTGGTGAAGGCGTGACCAGCGTGGCGGTGGGCGATCACGTGATTCCGCTTTACACGCCAGAATGTGGAAAATGCAAGTTCTGCCTGTCCGGCAAAACCAACCTTTGCCAGGCAATTCGCGCTACCCAAGGTAAAGGCCTGATGCCGGATGGCACCACCCGTTTCTTCAAGGAAGGCAAACCAATTTTTCATTATATGGGGACCTCAACCTTCTCTGAATACACGGTGGCGCCGGAGATTTCACTGGCTAAGATCAGTAAAGAGGCACCGCTGGAAGAGGTCTGTCTGCTCGGCTGTGGCGTCACCACCGGTATGGGCGCTGTAATGAATACGGCTAAGGTGAAAGAAGGCGATACCGTGGCGATTTTCGGGCTTGGCGGCATTGGACTGTCAGCGATTATCGGCGCGAAAATGGCAAAAGCAGGCCGGATTATCGGTGTTGATCTTAATACCAGTAAATTCGATCTGGCGGCAAAGCTGGGTGCCACCGACCTGATTAACCCTAAGGATTACGATCGTCCCATTCAGGATGTCATTGTTGAGATGACCGATGGTGGTGTGGATTTCTCCTTTGAATGCATCGGCAACGTCAACGTGATGCGTTCGGCGCTGGAATGCTGCCATAAGGGCTGGGGTGAATCGGTGATTATCGGTGTGGCCGGCGCGGGCGAAGAGATTGCCACCCGGCCGTTCCAGCTGGTAACAGGCCGCGTCTGGCGCGGTTCCGCTTTTGGCGGGGTCAAAGGACGTTCACAGCTGCCGGATATTGTTCAGCGCTATCTTGACGGGGAATTCCGACTGGACGATTTCATTACTCATACCCTTCCGCTGGAAGAGATTAATCAGGCCTTTGAGTTGATGCACGAAGGTAAATCGATCCGCACCGTGGTGCATTACAACAAATAA
- a CDS encoding ISL3 family transposase, whose translation MDEKSLYAHILNLSAPWQVESLSLDENTGSVTVVVGIAKNSLLICPTCRQQCPVHDHRHRKWRHLDTCQFMTVVEANVPRVMCPDHGCQTLPVPWAGAGSRYTLLFESFILSWLKISTVDAVRKQLKLSWNAVDGIMTRAVKRGLARIKKPLSARHMNVDEVAFKKGHRYITVISDREGRALALTDDRGTESLASYLRTLTDSQLQAVKTFSMDMNAGYIRAARIHLPGAVEKIAFDRFHVAKQLGEIVDKTRQNEHPRLPVDSRRQAKGTRFLWQYSDKWMTEPRQEKLAWLREQMQLTSQCWTLKELAKDIWNRPWSDKRRADWLQWIALAKSCDVPVMRNMAGTITKRLYGILNAMRYSVSNGNAEALNSKIRLLRIKARGYRNRERFKLGVMFHYGKLDMTF comes from the coding sequence ATGGATGAAAAATCGCTATACGCCCACATTCTCAACCTGTCCGCCCCGTGGCAGGTTGAATCACTTTCCCTTGATGAAAATACTGGCTCTGTCACCGTTGTTGTCGGGATCGCCAAAAATTCACTGCTAATCTGCCCGACATGCAGGCAGCAATGCCCTGTTCACGATCACCGCCACCGCAAATGGCGTCATCTTGATACCTGCCAGTTCATGACTGTCGTTGAGGCGAATGTCCCCCGGGTCATGTGTCCAGACCATGGATGCCAGACGTTACCTGTTCCGTGGGCCGGAGCTGGTAGCCGATATACGTTATTGTTCGAATCATTCATCCTTTCCTGGCTGAAAATTAGCACGGTTGATGCGGTAAGAAAGCAACTTAAGCTTAGCTGGAATGCCGTTGACGGCATTATGACCCGGGCAGTTAAACGTGGTCTTGCGCGAATAAAAAAGCCGCTATCAGCCCGGCATATGAATGTGGACGAAGTTGCGTTCAAAAAAGGGCACCGGTACATCACAGTGATATCAGATCGTGAGGGACGAGCGCTGGCATTAACGGATGATCGGGGAACAGAAAGTCTTGCCAGCTATCTTCGCACCCTCACCGACAGTCAGCTGCAGGCAGTCAAAACGTTCTCAATGGATATGAATGCCGGATATATCAGAGCGGCACGCATCCATCTTCCGGGCGCCGTAGAGAAAATAGCCTTTGACCGCTTCCATGTGGCAAAACAGCTGGGTGAAATCGTTGATAAGACACGGCAGAACGAACATCCCCGACTTCCGGTTGACAGCCGCCGTCAGGCAAAAGGAACCCGCTTCCTGTGGCAATACAGTGACAAATGGATGACAGAGCCCCGACAGGAAAAACTGGCATGGCTGAGAGAACAGATGCAACTGACCAGCCAGTGCTGGACACTGAAAGAGCTGGCGAAAGATATCTGGAACCGCCCCTGGAGTGACAAACGACGTGCAGACTGGTTGCAGTGGATAGCACTGGCGAAAAGTTGCGATGTGCCGGTAATGAGAAATATGGCAGGAACCATCACAAAAAGGCTGTACGGAATACTTAACGCCATGCGGTACAGCGTCTCAAATGGTAATGCCGAAGCGCTGAACAGCAAAATAAGGCTGCTGAGGATAAAGGCCAGAGGCTATCGAAACCGGGAGCGATTTAAACTGGGGGTGATGTTCCATTACGGGAAGCTGGATATGACGTTCTGA
- a CDS encoding M91 family zinc metallopeptidase — MRPTSLNLTLPSLPLPSSSNSISATDIQSLVKMSGVRWVKNNQQLCFHGTDLKIYKHLEAALDKIESTDTGRTLLNCIELTSRLKSEKLAIHLDSAELGVIAHCNTDAENSRGTGSDFHCNLNAVEYPCAQGISLVDFHACIVFHELLHVFHNLNGERLKVESSQPELQTHSPLLLEEARTVGLGAFSEEVLSENKFREEIGMPRRTFYPHDSSLIHDDNTVTQGFQRKKLHPLL, encoded by the coding sequence ATGCGCCCTACATCCCTTAACCTGACATTACCTTCGTTACCTCTACCCTCATCTTCGAATTCAATTTCAGCCACAGACATTCAATCTCTTGTAAAAATGTCGGGTGTGCGCTGGGTGAAAAACAACCAACAACTCTGTTTCCACGGGACTGACCTTAAAATCTACAAGCATCTTGAAGCTGCTCTCGATAAGATCGAATCCACAGACACTGGACGTACTCTTTTGAACTGTATTGAATTAACATCCCGACTCAAATCAGAAAAACTGGCAATACATCTCGATTCTGCTGAGTTAGGGGTGATAGCACACTGCAATACGGATGCTGAAAACTCCCGAGGAACTGGCTCCGACTTTCACTGTAATCTGAATGCAGTTGAATATCCCTGCGCGCAAGGAATTAGCCTGGTAGACTTTCATGCGTGCATTGTTTTCCATGAACTTCTCCACGTTTTCCACAATTTAAATGGAGAGCGCCTGAAAGTTGAGAGTTCTCAACCAGAATTACAAACACACTCCCCACTTTTACTCGAAGAAGCCAGGACTGTTGGGTTGGGTGCTTTTTCTGAAGAAGTTCTTTCAGAAAATAAATTTCGTGAAGAGATTGGGATGCCCCGCAGAACATTCTACCCGCACGATTCATCTCTCATTCATGATGACAATACAGTGACTCAGGGATTCCAGCGGAAAAAACTGCATCCGTTACTTTAG
- a CDS encoding IS481 family transposase, whose amino-acid sequence MLHTNNPIIKHKAGLLNLAEELGNVSKACKIMGVSRDTFYRYQELAAEGGIDALINQNRRVPNLKNRADEATERAVVEYAVEFPAHGQHRTSNELRKKGVFISGSGVRSIWQRHDLENFRKRLKALEEKVAREGIVLTDAQIAALEKKAHDDEASGEIETAHPGYLGSQDTFYVGNLKGVGRIYQQTFVDTYSKVAHCKLYTSKTPITAADLLNDRVLPFYEAQGLPMLRILTDRGTEYCGKVEQHDYQLYLAINDIDHTKTKAMSPQTNGICERFHKTILQDFYQVTFRKKLYEDLESLQTDLDNWLWHYNNERTHQGKMCCGRTPMATLLDGKRVWAEKNLNQM is encoded by the coding sequence ATGCTTCATACTAACAATCCCATCATCAAACACAAAGCCGGCCTGCTCAATCTCGCCGAAGAACTCGGTAACGTATCAAAAGCCTGCAAGATCATGGGCGTGTCACGCGACACGTTTTACCGTTATCAGGAACTGGCTGCTGAAGGCGGCATCGATGCGCTGATTAACCAGAACCGCCGCGTCCCCAACCTGAAGAACCGCGCCGACGAAGCCACTGAACGCGCTGTTGTTGAATATGCCGTTGAGTTCCCGGCCCACGGGCAACACCGGACCAGTAATGAGCTGCGTAAAAAAGGCGTGTTTATCTCCGGTAGCGGCGTGCGCTCCATCTGGCAACGGCACGACCTGGAGAACTTCCGTAAACGCCTGAAGGCACTTGAGGAAAAGGTCGCCAGAGAAGGCATCGTGCTTACCGACGCTCAAATCGCAGCGCTGGAGAAGAAGGCCCACGATGACGAGGCCAGCGGAGAAATCGAAACTGCTCACCCGGGTTATCTCGGGTCGCAGGACACCTTCTACGTGGGCAATCTGAAAGGTGTGGGTCGTATCTACCAGCAGACGTTCGTGGATACGTACTCGAAAGTGGCACACTGCAAGCTGTATACGAGTAAAACGCCGATCACCGCCGCAGACCTGCTCAATGATCGCGTACTGCCGTTCTACGAGGCTCAGGGACTGCCGATGCTGAGGATCCTGACCGACAGGGGAACGGAGTACTGTGGTAAGGTGGAGCAGCATGATTACCAGCTGTATCTGGCCATCAACGATATCGACCATACAAAAACGAAGGCGATGTCTCCGCAGACGAACGGCATCTGCGAGCGCTTCCATAAAACTATTTTGCAGGATTTTTATCAGGTTACGTTCCGTAAGAAGTTATACGAAGACCTGGAGAGCCTGCAAACGGATCTGGACAACTGGTTGTGGCATTACAATAATGAGCGAACTCATCAGGGAAAAATGTGCTGCGGGCGTACGCCAATGGCCACGTTACTTGATGGTAAACGAGTCTGGGCAGAAAAAAATCTGAACCAGATGTAA
- a CDS encoding phage holin family protein, producing MSIYGGFVKYIIDVRTQKLAWSWVAALAQVAISGFAGLIGGLLAIESGLSIYYVLVAAGMSGTMGSVALNYFWERLTGMKNAN from the coding sequence ATGTCGATATACGGGGGCTTCGTGAAATATATCATCGATGTCCGGACGCAAAAGCTCGCGTGGAGCTGGGTAGCTGCGCTGGCCCAGGTCGCAATATCCGGCTTTGCGGGCCTGATTGGTGGCCTGCTGGCTATTGAGTCCGGCCTGAGTATTTATTACGTGCTGGTCGCCGCGGGCATGTCCGGCACTATGGGCAGCGTTGCGCTGAACTATTTCTGGGAACGGCTGACGGGGATGAAAAATGCAAACTGA